A segment of the Curtobacterium sp. MCSS17_007 genome:
CGGCGGCGATCGCGGCGTTCACGCTCGCCTGGCCGGACCTGTCCGGGCTCCGGGCGCGGGCCGCGATCGCCCAGGCGGACGGCCGGTCAGGGGCGTCCCGGGGCCGCGAGTAGACTCGGGAGTGCTCAGTCCGAAGGGAGCACCCCCACCGTGACCTACGTGATCGCCCAGCCCTGTGTCGACGTCAAGGACCGCGCCTGCATCGACGAATGCCCGGTCGACTGCATCTACGAGGGTGACCGGTCGCTGTACATCCACCCCGACGAGTGCGTCGACTGCGGTGCGTGCGAGCCGGTCTGCCCGGTCGAGGCGATCTACTACGAGGACGACCTGCCCGACGAGTGGGCCGACTACTACAAGGCCAACGTCGAGTTCTTCGAAGAGGTGGGTTCGCCCGGTGGTGCCGCCAAGGTCGGCGTGATCCACAAGGACCACCCCGTCGTCATGGCCGAGCCCCCGCGCGGCTGACCCGCGGATCCGCACGTGGCGCTCGACCTCCCCGACTTCCCCTGGGACCAGCTCGTCCCGTTCAAGCAGCGCGCTGCGG
Coding sequences within it:
- the fdxA gene encoding ferredoxin, producing MTYVIAQPCVDVKDRACIDECPVDCIYEGDRSLYIHPDECVDCGACEPVCPVEAIYYEDDLPDEWADYYKANVEFFEEVGSPGGAAKVGVIHKDHPVVMAEPPRG